The DNA segment GGGTAGCATAAAATCGctacattaaactttgtggcggccagttctatgACGGTTTGGGAAACCGTCACAAGCGTATATTGTGATGGTTATAAACGTCaatttatacgaaaataaccgtcacgatatacatattttttttgtagtgacacATCTGAAGAATATGATTGATTAgtaagtacactataaacttaacttcgtatgttactaattaagcaTCTACTAACGCGTATTTCTTGGTAAGTTAATTTTCTAGGACGAAATTTTTTAAGGTGGAGATAATGTAACaaccatagaaaaaaaaatgaaagagcaCCCACCCTCCCCCCAAcgttcattttcttctttttcccaACTCACtttctctctatttttttttttctctctctctcccttttCTGTTAATTTTTTCGctcatacctcatctatttcAAAATCTGATCACACCCTGTAGTAGTTGATGAGTTAGACTACATTTCTACCCGATTATATTTTCACACagaataagttcatttttactctaaagttcccttattctctatttttctttgatttagtcatcaatattAGTGGGGCCAGTTAAGAAAAGTGTTTCTATCAACTTGATTAAGCTCATACTAAAGTTTGGTAATATTTGGAACTTGCTTTAGGTTCCTAAATTATGGAGTGATTCCCCTCTTTGTGGTAGAATTTCCATCAGAATAAGGAATTATTGGTAAAGGAAACTaactttaatttgttttaataacaccctaggctagaagatcttaATGGggaggggacgtggtcccaatatccaatttctcttgtagggatgttttttgtttatataatatttaaacttgttgaaatattagattttgatattttggaagttaaatattgtttttgatgttggaaaggttattgaatgttatgaatttttaaattttatatgatttaatgatatgtattatatatgaatgataaaaattgtatgaaattgatgtcatacatttgggataatgtatgagttgttgtttgatggcattaagtatgaaaagcctaTGTTTAACAGAGATAAtctagcttcactgatgatctaagtcatatagactaagatGTCAGGTATAATCATCTACATCTTTGCTCATATTATTTACCCATAACTCGGCCTGCCAATCAGAATGGTTGACGTTTAAGTACATGTACAAATAGTAAATTAActatattttgatataaatcAAGAACAGCAAATCGTTCAGAAAGATAGTAATCACTTTAGTATACAATAAGTTCCAATCTTTAAGTGGCAGTGCAGACCTAGGTTTGTGGCGCATTATTTGGCTTTAAACACCTCTATGATTGGATGTATGTGGTTACTGAAAcaaaaacattggtagctaattagataccaatttaaaaactattcaaCAATGATAGAAAGaaatttataaaccaaaaattttattagtctctaaaatagtctctaatttagtcaatataacaactaattatattttatttctaaaattggtttctatttaatgattttcttatagttatTAATATGTATGCATGTCTAAATTCAATTCACTGACAGTCTGTTTTCATTATCTACATATATTTGTGAATGAATGACTAACCAGTGAATGCGAACATATAGATTTTGAGAAAAGTAACATTGTATTTGCTATGTACATAATTTGTTGTTTTAGTACAGATAAATTTAGAAATGCAGattaatataacttttgaaTACCAATAGTGCATAGATTAGATCACCGCAATATtcacatttatattattttttttattatcgattaaaaaaaatagtgttaaTGTGTGTTAAAATGTTTGGTAATGTATGatgtattaattattataaaaaaaaactgtcAAGATCAAAATATAGTTATACatgtttttacaaatttatatcaaaataaatattattaatgtgataattattaatattattagtattattaataaaattaatatttataaatctaTAAACAATTTATCTAAAGATCTAAAATCACATGTAACACtgataatattattaagaatattattagtagtaacaataataaaaattattaatgttattatttatatcattattaatatttttaataataataatagtaataatagtagtagtagtatgagtattaatattattatttacattattaatagtaagattattaaaattgttattatgttactattattactattaatattaataataataataataataataataataatatcaataatattattaatctatacctatatataaagggattcccttttaactgctcttaatttttttttcctattttatccttatattaatatttaattttattattgtattatggtcattgtgtcatttcttattcccctcttaactgctcttaattttttttttcattttatccttacttaataatttcttgtattaatttattttggttatttggacattttataatttcagaaattaataaaataattttttaattttaaaatttattttatttgttattatttaactggagagtggagagagtgaagagagtggagagattgattagttacttttctgttttaaagatcttcttctctattaaataaaaaattaaagatatttgtaatattttgtggaCCAACAGGAGAGTGGAGATTTGGTACGTTACTTTTCTGATcccattttatccttacttaataatttattgtattaatttattttggttatttgtacattttataattttaaaaattaataaaataatggagagattgattagttacttttctgttttaaagatcttcttctctattaaataaaataaagatatttgtaatattttgtggaCCAGCAGGAGAGTGGAGATTTTGTACGTTACTTTTCAgatttaaactgatattcttttttattaaaattgtagaattttaaaattgatttaagaaacagATTTTATGATCCTCCACTACACATCAGCCACATcctacttcccactttctcttatctacttcccactttctctctccactacacataacacATTCTTTTTTTACTATACTTCTCAcattcttttctctttccttctCACTTTCATGTAAAATCATACTTTCATTTCTTTGATTAATCTTTGTGAAACCCTAATTTGACATTTGTTTCATGAATTtgtaattgaagtttgtgactaGAGGAACGAAAAGAAAGTTGCGCACTTCATCACAACAATAGGTAATTCTCTTTATATGCATTTCAATTTGTAAAACACTAATTTGTCTTATGAAATTATGATTGAAACATGTGACTAGAGGGATAAGAAGAACTCAACAAGAGGAGGCAATAAGACCCTTTTTGGTAACaattttatggatttaaatGAAATCATACAGAGCATTAACTAAACTATATTCTCATTTCCTCATATTATAAAAGTTACttccaatttgatttttaagttTTCTGTCATCACCATTTCTTTATCTTTCCTCTTCctctatattttcttcttttaggttttaatttttgaaattatctTAACTTTTCATAAAGTTATGATTTTAGAGACCACCTTCAAAATATGTTTGCTCAACATCCTGTTCTTAAATCTATGTTTTACATGTTAtactaatattttgtttgttttttatttgttaattgtaGAAAGTTAATATTCATAGCAAAATAGAGGAATCGgagaaggaaaaaggaaaaactgAGTTTCGTTGTTGCGCTCACTCCCCCGATCGTAAGGTTCTAACACAAAGGAACATTAGATTTGGGTGCGAAAGATGGGAACAATTTAAACGAGTCTCTATACAGGTCCAAGGGTTCAAGGTGaagaaaatagaaacaaatttcattgcattttcttcttttgtatataatatttttcaaacaattgAGGATGGATTTTGGTTTATTGTTTAATGGTGTCATATGTATTGTAATGATTATTAACCTACTCTTTAACtgtatactctttaacttctcacattttaatgttattaagagaaattgaTGCGGATACACACTACCCTTTAACTGcatactctttaacttctcattttaatgaTACAGAGGCACTCACGTgcctgtgttcccgctagtaatgataatgataataatactaattataatagtaattataatagtaaaaataataaatgatcactaatttttttttggtataTAATGGGTAGAgggtttttgtttatttatgaagttttctttaaaaataagtcgttttattttatatataataatcactttttcattaaatagattatacattattttattataaatattaattattattctttagttttataatatttagccGTTAAATATTACTCACATATGTTTGAATACTTTATTATTAGTTATATAATAAATTCCATTAGTGTtatcaaataaaatttcaaaacacatttaattgaataataaattatatctaataaataattattattttttatagtaaaaatCTTGAGAATTAAATAGATATAACTTTAAAAACTATTCatcaatagaaattaatttagatattaataattattttaatttctaaattaatatttaatttattaaatataaagaataaatattttttttaaaaatttctacagcctatatatatatacatatatatgtatatatatgtataactGATTCATTAGCAGAAAGAGTGATTAGCAGAAAAAGAGTGTTAAAAGTTGCAATGTCTGTGGTAGTGAGATGCATTCTCTTGTTGTCCATGCTTACGTTGACATGGGCAAATAATCATGTGTTTGTTACGAATCATCTGGAAGGAAAAGAAGATCTAAACATTCACTGCAAATCCAAAGATGATGATCTTGGACCGCATGTTCTCCATATTAATCAATACATCAGAATTACTTTTCAGCCTAACTTTTTCTTTGGCACACTCTTCTTTTGTTCGTTTCAATGGGGGAAATGGTCCTTTGTTGCGCTTTGACATATACGACCAAAATACAGATTACTACAAATGTGATGCTGATTGTAAATGGTATGTTCATAAAGATGGACTATGTAGGAATGAACAACAAGATAACTCGTCATATGTTCGCAAATGTTATCCATGGAAACAGTAATGTGTTTCATTTCAATTATGtattatttgataaataatatGTATTACTTAATATCtcaatatatattatacaaAAATTAACTTTGAAGGACAAAACTGTGAGTTTAATTTATCAGTTCACACTTATTAGtataacaccccataatttacatataactattacaataaaagttctacgagtttctatacaaacttgaaatttttcaaaacattgctaatacaaatatttacatattcatagctcaaaataaaactcagaaacctctaaggctcttctgcacctgtatggtcatctgctcgtgtacatagtacagtcatcgcagttctaGTGCAAAGAAAATTCATAACATAATTCATAGAAATAGAACCAATTtagactaataatttataaacatttctttaaatgatttcatgtaaaatttcaataccaatttcatcattcatatagaccacacatgaatctattttcaatcaaaaTCCCACttcgtcttccggaagactcattaagtatgcccctaccagagactaacacctgacccaaagattaccagcgaatccaatagaaaggatcagggtaagttcaaacatccagtACCGAGTGTCtatgaactccctctcagcttctcaccacctaatatcttagtctacatgacttagatcattagtgaagccagaggatctccgttaaacataggcttttcatacttaacgtaccatcaaacaacaactcatacattatcccaaatgtatgacatcaatttcatactaTTTACATCATTcgtatataatacatatcattcaatcacataacatttaaaaattcatatcattccaaaaattttccaatgttaaaaacaatatttaactctcaaactaccaaaatataatatttataaagtttaaataatatataaacaaacacaatatataaacaaataataccCTTGCAAGAGAAATttaatattgggaccacgtcccttccgcattcagatcttctatctgagggtgctattaaaaaattaaatttagcttcccttacctcaattgtttgctttccaagcaacttctagaattttatttcccACTGTCGGGAtaaacttcaagatttacgggcctaatgcaagttatccaaacagaacaaaaattcagtatataatagaataagttgagaggattaaacttctcaactgaccccaccaagattgatgactaaatcctaaggaaaaatagagaacaaaggatatttagagtaaaaatgaatttactctgtttgaaaatctgatcgggtagaaatgttccttaactcctcagctacaacgtggtacgatcagattctaaaatagatgaagattgggaaaaaaaattaaagagagAGGAAGAGAAAACCATATGgaaggagagagagaaagaaaggatGTGCGGTGACTTTGGCTTCTGCttctttactcttttttttagtGTTACAATTAGTCTACCAAcacttaagttttattttatttgaatcaacattttcaactttaaaatttacctcacttatgaattattttctatcaaattagagtactattatatatttatctcacatttaaataattcattaatgattttcttcttttcttacatttttttttctgtatattAGAATACAATAAAAAGATAAGCAtgagaaaattgaaaataatttataagaaaaaaattgtaatttacattttattctattttttttattaagcgTCACGAAAAtagatttataaaaataaaactaataaataataattaagattgatattttcttttattaataataaataatttaaataaattgaaatatttaaagaatattttaagtcttttaaaaaaatatattacattccATAATTGTAAATCATATTTATTGTAGAAACTTAATGGAGAAGTGAAGAGAAAGAAATGAGATGGAGAGGGAAAAAGGAAGGTTACGTGTGGGGTATGTGTTTTTGTGTACCTtgttacaaatattattaataatactaatattaataacattatctACAAATATAAATTCTTACATAAACTTATTGTAGACAATTTATCTAACCGTAAgcaatattaataacaatactGATGATATGTTGTTAaagaatattatattatatgtttagTATGAAACTTGcttaaaaattaaacattaaagtattaattttttttatataataaccacgtttttacaatatttatcataaatatttattatttttcattattttatataataatcacctttttattatataataaccACTTTTTCATTAAATAGATTTTACATATTTCATTatagatattaattatttttcattatttttataatatttatcagttaatattaataacatatgTTTGAATATacttttttctaataattatttaataaattctatTTAGATGTTACtaaatacaatttcaaaatacatttaattgaataataaattatatctaataaatcattattattttgtttaagtTTCTTCCATTTGTCTCCCTATTAGTGCTAATGTGTGTTAAAATGCTGAATATTAAGTTTCTTCCATTCACTTCATTATGAAAAAgctatattagttattaattattataaaaaaactatcaaTATCAAAAGATAGCTGTACATATTTTTACAAAtgtatatcaaaataaatataaataattttttttttacacttaataaatttatatgtcttttatttttctttttgtcatACTTAAATTATCATATATCTAAatgaatgaattttttattaaacataaCAATTTtgatattagaaaataaattttttatttaagttagataaaattatcattaactgaaattaattttttattttattttaaaaatattgaataataagTTTCTTTAATGAATAActatattaacatttttttttatcaacaataaataaattaaactaataGAAATGTTTCATGAGTATCACAACCATATATATAATCACAAGGTTAGATTCCACTATGACTTAGAAAAAAAAGCAAACATTATAAGTCTTAACCTACAATCTTTACATACTCTAGATAAAACGGAGCATAATGAAACTGCTCCAACTCTTCCCAAAAAAACCTAAACCCATCCATCTTGCATGAGAGCCGAAAAAGAAGCAAAGCATGTAACGCAGCATGGTcacaaaaaacttaaaatagttTGTGATACTTGCCATGCCAAGCCACCATCTTCTCATTGACATTCCTTTGGTATCAATATCAATGCTCAATCCACCAGAAAAAACCTTTCACCCTTTCAAACCACAAACTTCCAACCATATATATAGATACATGAAATTAACGGTTGTGATTACTAAGAAAGCTAAACCTTGGTTTCTTTAATGGGTTATATTTCAGGACataatatcttaattttttgtATCTATAAAAACCCATCAGAAGCATATATTTCTTGAACATTGAAAAAGAttattgaaaaaagaaaaaggattgGTGAAAAGTGGAAGAATGTCATCATGGGGTAGGAGTGTTTCAAGTCTGTGGGTGCTCATGCTGTTGTTGTTGTCAGCAAAGAATGGCATGGCAGTTGTTAACGTCACAAATAGTTTGGAGTTTGACGTAACCATTTACTGCAGCAATCTTGGTCCTGAGCTTCACCTTATTCACCCAGGTAGCTTCTATGAGTTGAATTATTCTGGTGGTAGCACACCTGGAAAGTCACCATTCTCTTGTTTCTTTCAATGGAAAGATGCATTTAACAACTTTGATATGTGTGTGCCGAGTGAAGATGGAGGTTGCAAACAGTGCAATTGGTTTATAAATCAAGAAGGACCATGTAGGTACGAAGGTGCCAATCGAATTTGTGGTCGATGGaattagatatatttttatcttaatatgTGTTATTATCAGTTTCTGTTTTGTCTTTGGGACGTTCTTTGTATTTCGCAATGGTTATAGCTTCACTTGTAGTCTTTTCCTTTGAATAAGGTGCAATTGGAACCCTAACTAATGGTTGGAACacactttaaatatttttttattaaatttttttaaaaaagaaaatatgttaTTAACTATTATACATGTTTGGATTGAGAAATTCAAGATCCACTTAAAatggaaattaattttaaaaaccaaaataattagttattattggactaaaatagagaccattttataaattaataaaatttcaataccaattacaacattcatatagaccaaatatggatttattttcaatcataatcattggatttcatttcaattcaTAGCACTTTGTTTTCATTTAACACTGACTACTCATGAATTTATCGTCTTTCGGAAGACTCATTAGTTATGTCCCTACTAGAGACTAACATCTAATCTATATAttttcaaacatccaatactgAGTGTCTACAACGGGACCCGGTGTATATGAACTCACACTCActcatcagcttctcaccacatgat comes from the Phaseolus vulgaris cultivar G19833 chromosome 8, P. vulgaris v2.0, whole genome shotgun sequence genome and includes:
- the LOC137823585 gene encoding S-protein homolog 5-like: MSSWGRSVSSLWVLMLLLLSAKNGMAVVNVTNSLEFDVTIYCSNLGPELHLIHPGSFYELNYSGGSTPGKSPFSCFFQWKDAFNNFDMCVPSEDGGCKQCNWFINQEGPCRYEGANRICGRWN